A segment of the Zingiber officinale cultivar Zhangliang chromosome 8B, Zo_v1.1, whole genome shotgun sequence genome:
ATCACAAAGTGCAGATTTATAATCTTCAAGTGCCAGATAGAAGCAAAATCGCAGTTCTAAACATTCTAAAGACAGTTTGAACCCTAATAGCCGATTAATTTCAGCCAGAGCAAGTTTGGCATCTTGTTTTCTCATGAAAGATGCTACTCGATACATGTATGGGTGAGTGAGAGTAGGATCCAATTCTGTCGCCTTATCAAGGTCTTCAAGCTTCCTATCACCTTCACAATATAAAGCTCTCTCCTGATACATCCATCCTAGTGGTTGATAGGAAGATATTACAGAGCTAAGTTTCTCATGAGAAGAAAGCTTGTCACCTCTGATGTAAGCCAATCTAGCCAAACCAGCAACTGAATAGACATGACCAGCAGTCAAAGCAGCACTAAAGTAGTGTTCTGCTTCACTGTACTCTTTTCTCAACAGTTTCACACAGCCAAGCTGATGAAAGGCGAGTTGCTTCTGCCTAGTACTTGCTGCCGATTCCACCAACTTCTCTAAAAAACATACTGTGACATCCGACTTTGGATTGATATTCATCGTGACTTGACATAACAAACAGTATAGTGCAAATGAAGCATGACCAGCCATGGTTGCCCTTTGTTGCTTGTTGACATTCAAGAAGGTTTTGATAACTTGCTCATCATTCAAACATTGAGGAAGTTCTCTCAAAAGCACTTGCAAGCATGAAGCAGCAAGCACGGGAGCATCTTCTTCCATTGCACATTCCATAAGCTCTACAGCATCTTGCCGTGAAGAAACTAATGATGCCAATTGCCTATCACAAGCATCTTTAAGTTTTTCACAACAGAATGTATTAGCAAATACCATGATCTCCAACAATATTTCAACTGACAAATCATCTAAGTGCTCTTCAACACTGAAGTTAGAGACTGCTCTCATTCCTACTGGTGATATGCCATTCTCTGACAAATCAATAACTTCAAGTATTGACTCTGTGAAGGATCCATTCAGCATTGTATTAAATGGAGCGGACAATGCTGCAATTTTCTGTCTCTCACAAGCTATCATCTCACCCCTGATCTGAAAAAATACCATAGTAGAAATCTGATCAATTTGATAACTACATTGACTGATTGTGTCAACAGTCTTAGAAGGAAACTGAGAGGCAACATTCAGAAGTCCAAATTCTTGTGAGCACTTTCCGCAGGAAGCAAGGAGGTCAGAAATAACTTCTTCCCCTTGTTTCTCGTACCGTAACCATGACGCATATATAAGTTTCTCATGAACTGTAGTAGCATTCTGCCAAGCAGAATGAAGACTTCTTTGGAGCAATTTAGCTTCCCCAAGTCCACGAAATACCTGAAACTGGAGCAAATACAGGTTTGACATTTCTTGTGGAGCGCACCCCTCAAGTTCTTCATGGATCTGAGCTAAGACTTCGACATAATCTACAGGCTTGAATAGAGCGAGAACTGGAGGCTCAGCGACTTTAATAAGAGATTCACTGTGTAAAAAAATAGCAATCGAGCATCTTTTTATTATTTAACTAAAAGACAATAAGAATCAATCTAAGAACAACACCAATAGCGAGAGTGACATAGAACACGATCTTACATGGAGGACGGAGAATATGAAGTAGATTTGCAGAGTTTGCCTCTTTCCACCTGAAGCCACGACTGGGGATTAAGAGCGTGAAGTTGTGTCTCTTTGTAGGACTGTGAGAGGAAGAAATTCCTCATTCTGCATAAGTGAGAAAATATTTCCCAGATCTCCACACTATCCGGATTCTATTTACCAAAAACAAGGAAAAGAAGATTGGATAAaataggcaaaaggaaaaccttTGACCCACTCACGACAAGCTCTATCGAAGAGGACCTCTATCCAACACTCACGAGCTCGAAAATTGAGCACCTACGTCTAACAAGAAAAAAGGGAAAAGTATTCACAATAAAGAAACCCTAGGATTTACAGAACCGAAAAGAAACTAAGGCAAGACGCCAACTTTTCCCTAATCCCAATTACAAACCCTAGTTCATCACCATAAACCGCCTCGAATCCTTAACGCGAAGCGGAAGTTGTCTCCAAGAATAACAAAACGAAGCAAAGATGCCTCTTAGTCGATCTAATTCCCAGCGAAAGAAGAAAAATCAGAGCTTGAATGAAGAAGAACGACGAACAGACAGAGAGGGGCCCCGACTGCCGAACATCCTATGAAACCAGACAGAAACACAGATTTTACGAGATCAATACCCCAAAATGAAGCACCGTTACAGGCAAACAAGAGGCGAATGAAGAGGGGAACCCCACGGACCTTGTTTGGTTCTGACAGCTTCAAGGACACGCTCTCGCGCGCGCAGACCTACAAATATCGAGATCAGAGCCGAATTCAGCGAGGCTGGTGGTGAGAGAAGGGATCCAAGGCCAACCAGCAAATCCCCGATCTGAGCCGAGATTTCGTTGCTGCTTGAGGAAAGAGGAAAAGGTAGCAGCGGCgagagtcagagagggctagtGACGAAggaaaagatgaatttatgtttatatacaaaaataaaataaaaacaaaggcATGCTGGTTTTACATATATAcccttaaatatatatataaaataacataTTCAACCTTGTAAGCAATGATTCTCTTTCCAGAATtcttaaaatttttgataaaccACAAATACTTTTGAGTAgtcattttaaagtatttttcctttccaatAATTTGCTTAAAATAAGTGCAAACAATtgggaaatatttttcaaaaatcgatAATTATTAGATGAAATAAGATTAAGTcaataaaaatatacaattttCAATTTTGCATCAGTTTTGGATAAACTTTATTTTCCACTATATTATTTTGACATCTTATTTAAATTCTGTATTCAATTACAAACCTTCctatattagaattaaaaaattaatgaaataaataaattttatatttttttatcctATTATAGAAAATGTTAAATTATCAACGACaaagtattattttttatatattcaaATAACAAACTAAACTAATAACAACACAGTAATGTAATTATTTATAATCAAGGGTGGCcttcaaatttatatatataattaattattatcttaaattcaatatcaaaatattattaGAATCACCGTTTAGgtatgatttattgtcatgataaTTTAAGTTTGATCcgtattagttttaaaaattaaaaagatacCCTTTATTTTTAATGTTGTCAAGgtgtttcattttaaaaatatttttatttcagtaTTATTAAAGGCTATAAGTATAACCAgtagaatataaaataaaattatttttaaatttatcaaaattattataaatgaaGTTTTATTATACTAAAATATTCTTTATCAATTttaaatcactt
Coding sequences within it:
- the LOC122017627 gene encoding ETO1-like protein 1, with the protein product MRNFFLSQSYKETQLHALNPQSWLQVERGKLCKSTSYSPSSIESLIKVAEPPVLALFKPVDYVEVLAQIHEELEGCAPQEMSNLYLLQFQVFRGLGEAKLLQRSLHSAWQNATTVHEKLIYASWLRYEKQGEEVISDLLASCGKCSQEFGLLNVASQFPSKTVDTISQCSYQIDQISTMVFFQIRGEMIACERQKIAALSAPFNTMLNGSFTESILEVIDLSENGISPVGMRAVSNFSVEEHLDDLSVEILLEIMVFANTFCCEKLKDACDRQLASLVSSRQDAVELMECAMEEDAPVLAASCLQVLLRELPQCLNDEQVIKTFLNVNKQQRATMAGHASFALYCLLCQVTMNINPKSDVTVCFLEKLVESAASTRQKQLAFHQLGCVKLLRKEYSEAEHYFSAALTAGHVYSVAGLARLAYIRGDKLSSHEKLSSVISSYQPLGWMYQERALYCEGDRKLEDLDKATELDPTLTHPYMYRVASFMRKQDAKLALAEINRLLGFKLSLECLELRFCFYLALEDYKSALCDVQAILTLSPEYRMFEGRAPASQLRTLVTEHVDQWTTADCWLQLYDRWSSVDDIGSLSVIYQMLESDAAKGVLYFRQSLLLLRLNCPEAAMRSLQLARQHAATEHERLVYEGWILYDTGHCEEGLRKAEESISIQRSFEAFFLKAYALADSSLDPSCSATVVSLLEDALKCPSDRLRKGQALNNLGSVYVDSGNIDMAADCYISALKIQHTRAHQGLARVHFLKNDRKAAYEEMTKLIEKARNNASAYEKRSEYCEREHTKEDLQMVTQLDPLRVYPYRYRAAVLMDNHKEKEAIAELTQAIAFKADLHLLHLRAAFYEHIGDIASALRDCRAALSLDPNHQEMLELHKRVNSQEP